The Achromobacter deleyi genome has a window encoding:
- a CDS encoding ABC transporter ATP-binding protein, with amino-acid sequence MSAPVPLLSVRDLEIRFPGKRDAAPVVNRVSFDLHAGESLSIVGESGSGKTLIGKALLGLLPDAARITGGRAFFDGKDLLGHNANEWLATRGTGIGMVFQEPMVSLNPAFRVGEQLIEALVLRRGMARRDAWAAAVQMLERVRVRDAQDCMTRYPHEFSGGMRQRILLAGVMLLKPRLLIADEPTTALDCVVQKEVLDLMCELTREQGTALIFISHNLALVAAYTQRVLVMCRGRAVETGEVARVLSRPADPYTLSLLDALPKRGAARAAVTRPPILEVDGLAIDYAVRGGWRRKRSVRAVHQASFSVAPGETLAIVGESGSGKTTVMMSILGLVPQSQGRIALDGQTLPPGGAGAAWRSARRRIQMVFQDPYSSLDPRMTIGALVGEGLRLEAGMTPAARDKRVAEALRDVGLDDGYAERYAHELSGGQRQRVAIARALVMRPEVIIADEPVSALDVTVQKQVLETLMSLQRSHGFACLLISHDLGVVEQIADRVVVMLRGHIVEQGSRDDVFDHPTHPYTRRLLQAVPELRGDAAQGFRVELRDLPEGQGRADSDYFDPSGAVMAAPRMAAVAASGATHRVALAAGEAPAETIAA; translated from the coding sequence ATGAGCGCGCCCGTCCCCTTGTTGTCGGTGCGCGACCTGGAGATCCGCTTTCCAGGCAAGCGCGACGCGGCGCCGGTCGTGAACCGGGTGTCCTTCGACCTGCATGCCGGCGAGTCGCTGTCCATTGTCGGCGAATCGGGCAGCGGCAAGACGCTGATAGGCAAGGCCTTGCTGGGCCTGCTGCCCGATGCGGCGCGCATCACCGGCGGTCGGGCATTCTTTGACGGCAAGGACCTGCTCGGGCACAACGCGAACGAATGGCTGGCAACGCGCGGCACCGGTATCGGCATGGTGTTCCAGGAACCCATGGTGTCGCTGAATCCCGCGTTCCGGGTGGGCGAGCAGCTGATCGAGGCGCTGGTGCTGCGCCGGGGCATGGCGCGCCGCGACGCCTGGGCGGCGGCCGTGCAGATGCTGGAGCGCGTGCGGGTGCGCGATGCGCAGGATTGCATGACGCGCTATCCGCATGAGTTCTCGGGCGGAATGCGCCAGCGGATCCTGCTGGCGGGGGTGATGCTGCTCAAGCCCCGGCTGCTGATCGCCGATGAACCCACGACGGCGCTGGACTGCGTGGTGCAAAAAGAGGTGCTGGACCTGATGTGCGAATTGACGCGCGAACAGGGCACGGCGCTGATCTTCATCAGCCACAATCTGGCGCTGGTGGCAGCCTACACCCAGCGCGTGCTGGTGATGTGCCGGGGGCGCGCGGTGGAAACCGGCGAGGTGGCGCGGGTGCTGTCACGGCCCGCCGACCCCTACACGCTCAGCCTGCTGGACGCGCTGCCCAAGCGCGGCGCGGCGCGTGCCGCCGTCACCCGGCCACCCATTCTTGAGGTTGACGGCCTGGCGATCGACTACGCGGTGCGAGGAGGTTGGCGCCGCAAGCGGTCCGTGAGGGCGGTGCATCAGGCGAGTTTTTCCGTCGCGCCTGGCGAGACCCTGGCCATCGTGGGGGAATCCGGCAGCGGCAAGACCACCGTGATGATGTCCATCCTGGGCCTGGTGCCGCAGTCGCAGGGGCGTATCGCGCTGGATGGCCAGACACTCCCGCCGGGCGGCGCGGGCGCCGCCTGGCGTTCCGCGCGGCGGCGCATCCAGATGGTCTTCCAGGATCCGTATTCATCGCTGGATCCCCGCATGACCATCGGCGCGCTGGTGGGCGAAGGCTTGCGGCTGGAGGCCGGCATGACGCCCGCGGCGCGGGACAAGCGCGTGGCCGAGGCGCTGCGCGATGTGGGCCTGGACGACGGCTACGCCGAGCGCTATGCGCATGAGCTGTCGGGCGGCCAGCGCCAGCGCGTGGCGATCGCGCGGGCGCTGGTGATGCGCCCCGAGGTGATCATCGCCGACGAGCCGGTTTCGGCGCTGGACGTGACGGTGCAGAAGCAGGTGCTGGAGACGCTGATGTCCCTGCAGCGTTCACACGGCTTTGCCTGCCTGCTGATCTCGCACGACCTGGGTGTCGTCGAGCAGATCGCGGACCGCGTGGTTGTCATGCTGCGAGGCCACATCGTGGAGCAAGGCTCGCGCGACGATGTGTTCGACCATCCGACGCATCCCTACACCCGCCGGCTGCTGCAGGCCGTGCCCGAGCTGCGCGGCGACGCTGCCCAGGGGTTCCGGGTGGAGCTGCGCGACCTGCCAGAGGGGCAGGGGCGGGCCGATTCGGACTATTTCGATCCGTCCGGCGCGGTCATGGCGGCGCCCAGGATGGCGGCCGTGGCCGCATCCGGCGCGACCCACCGGGTGGCGCTGGCGGCGGGGGAAGCGCCGGCGGAGACGATCGCGGCGTAA
- a CDS encoding ABC transporter permease, translating into MTGFKHTNAVLGGFLVGAVVLLALVGLVYTPHDPLEGDLLARFAAPSAEYWLGTDEFGRDVLSRLMAGAGVSVAVSVFSVLLALVLGTTIGVTAGYAGGWVDRGISVLVESMMAFPGLLLALGIMTVLGPSKWGVVLALGLAYSPSVSRIARGAALSLRQRDFVIASRAAGHGGLWTVFRHVLPNCVAPLLIFATSIFGSALLAESALSFLGLGVPPPLATWGGMLSESRNAMDQAVWLAVFPGAMISLSLLGINLLGDAVRDRLDPRMRGVMA; encoded by the coding sequence ATGACGGGTTTCAAGCATACCAATGCCGTCCTGGGCGGCTTTCTGGTCGGGGCCGTGGTGCTGCTGGCGCTGGTGGGGCTGGTGTATACGCCGCACGATCCGCTGGAAGGCGACCTGCTGGCGCGCTTCGCCGCGCCTTCGGCCGAGTACTGGCTGGGCACGGACGAGTTTGGCCGCGACGTGCTCTCCCGCCTGATGGCCGGGGCGGGCGTCAGCGTGGCGGTCAGCGTGTTCTCGGTGCTGCTGGCGCTGGTCCTGGGCACCACCATCGGGGTGACCGCGGGCTACGCGGGCGGCTGGGTGGACCGCGGCATCTCGGTCCTGGTCGAATCCATGATGGCGTTTCCCGGCTTGCTGCTGGCGTTGGGGATCATGACCGTGCTGGGACCCTCGAAGTGGGGCGTCGTGCTGGCCTTGGGCCTGGCCTATTCGCCGTCCGTTTCGCGCATCGCGCGGGGGGCGGCCCTGTCCCTGCGGCAGCGCGACTTCGTCATCGCCTCGCGCGCGGCCGGACATGGCGGCTTGTGGACGGTGTTCCGCCACGTGCTGCCCAACTGCGTGGCGCCCCTGCTGATCTTCGCCACGTCGATCTTCGGCTCGGCGCTGCTGGCCGAAAGCGCGCTGAGCTTCCTGGGGCTGGGCGTGCCGCCGCCCCTGGCCACCTGGGGCGGCATGCTGTCGGAAAGCCGCAATGCGATGGACCAGGCCGTCTGGCTGGCCGTGTTTCCCGGCGCGATGATTTCGCTGAGCCTGCTGGGCATCAACCTGCTGGGCGACGCTGTGCGCGACCGGCTTGATCCGCGCATGCGGGGAGTCATGGCATGA
- a CDS encoding ABC transporter permease, with protein MLGYLLKRIAAAVPTVIVVTVLVFALIRAIPGDPASLMLGDIDNPALLAEMRHALGLDRPVGEQFLIWVGHALQGDLGMSIARREPVMHLVLTHFAVTAQVVLTATLLACLVAVPAGMVAAWRQNRRADTAIVSTSILFVSMPSFWVGILLIWLFGVKLNWLPVYGFESVAQGGLGAVKYLVLPVFAIVLTEIAAITRMMRASTIETLRLEYVAHARAKGLPEKRVMLRHVLPNSFGPTLTVIGLMLGHLLSGAAVIETVFTLPGIGRLLVESIYARDYPVVQGCLLFIALLYVAVNLAVDLLYPLFDPRVKLQ; from the coding sequence GTGCTGGGCTATCTACTCAAGCGCATCGCGGCGGCGGTGCCCACCGTCATCGTCGTGACCGTGCTGGTGTTTGCGCTGATCCGCGCCATCCCCGGGGACCCGGCATCGCTGATGCTGGGCGATATCGACAACCCGGCGCTGCTGGCGGAAATGCGCCATGCGCTGGGCCTGGACCGGCCGGTGGGCGAGCAGTTCCTGATCTGGGTCGGTCATGCCTTGCAGGGCGACCTGGGCATGTCCATCGCCCGGCGCGAACCCGTCATGCACCTGGTGCTGACGCATTTCGCGGTTACCGCCCAGGTGGTGCTGACGGCCACGCTGCTGGCCTGCCTCGTGGCGGTGCCGGCGGGCATGGTCGCCGCGTGGCGCCAGAACCGGCGGGCCGACACCGCCATCGTGTCGACCTCGATCCTGTTTGTCTCCATGCCCAGTTTCTGGGTGGGCATCCTGCTTATCTGGCTGTTCGGCGTAAAGCTGAACTGGCTGCCGGTCTATGGCTTCGAGTCCGTCGCGCAGGGCGGCCTGGGCGCGGTGAAGTATCTGGTGCTGCCCGTGTTCGCCATCGTGCTGACCGAGATCGCGGCAATCACCCGGATGATGCGCGCCAGCACCATCGAGACCTTGCGGCTGGAGTACGTGGCCCATGCGCGGGCCAAGGGCTTGCCGGAGAAGCGGGTGATGCTGCGCCACGTGCTGCCGAATTCCTTCGGCCCCACGCTGACCGTCATCGGCCTGATGCTGGGCCATCTGCTGTCGGGCGCGGCCGTCATCGAAACCGTTTTCACGCTGCCCGGCATCGGCCGGCTGCTGGTGGAAAGTATCTACGCGCGGGATTATCCGGTGGTGCAGGGCTGCCTGCTGTTCATCGCGCTCTTGTACGTGGCGGTCAATCTGGCGGTGGATCTGCTGTATCCGCTGTTCGATCCGCGCGTGAAGCTTCAATAG
- a CDS encoding ABC transporter substrate-binding protein, producing MSVQVLRVKSALLLSSALAGAFLGAPAQAQSTLPEIRYAEGSGTPTSLPGGRSRNTSTDNVLAHVVESLVALRADMSVAPMLADGWTLSDDKRSYTFKLRQGVTFHDGSPMTSTDVKWSYDYLTGSKSEYSCKNLYDGSKGAKVVAVETPDPATVVFKLEQPYALFLDQMASVQCPMPVLSAKSVDAAGQWVKPIGTGPYVLAEWKKEQYVLLTPYAGYAPRGEAPSGMAGRKTAAANVRFVVIPDAAAQKAALMAGQVDAYNADEDNLPAKDPRWSIVTEQGLDTVNLLMQTREPLLSDVNMRRAIALALDFPGIAKALNNGQAAYNPSLVPAASAYYSEADRAGYEKNLKEVKRLLEAAGYRGETLKLQANKRYPYLYRVAVVTQQLLNKAGIKSELDMLEWGTQVTNFREGKFQLMAFAYSARTEPALMFRDVIGDKSRTPMAQWESPEAAAILEGIEAESDPAARKQAFDKLHALMLRDTPLLMYYNKPGYVVVSSQLQGFTGWPLRKPRFFNVTKN from the coding sequence ATGTCTGTTCAAGTCTTGCGCGTGAAAAGCGCGCTGCTGTTGTCCTCCGCCCTGGCCGGAGCCTTCCTGGGCGCGCCGGCGCAAGCCCAGTCCACCCTGCCCGAGATCCGCTACGCGGAGGGCTCGGGCACGCCCACCTCTTTGCCCGGCGGCCGTTCGCGCAATACGTCCACCGATAACGTGCTGGCGCACGTGGTCGAGTCGCTGGTGGCGCTGCGCGCCGACATGAGCGTCGCGCCCATGCTGGCAGACGGCTGGACGCTGTCCGATGACAAGCGCAGCTACACCTTCAAGCTGCGCCAGGGCGTGACCTTCCACGACGGCTCGCCCATGACTTCGACCGACGTCAAATGGAGCTACGACTACCTGACCGGATCCAAGTCCGAGTATTCGTGCAAGAACCTGTATGACGGCAGCAAGGGCGCCAAGGTCGTGGCGGTGGAAACCCCCGACCCGGCGACCGTGGTGTTCAAGCTGGAGCAGCCGTACGCGCTGTTCCTGGACCAGATGGCCAGCGTGCAATGCCCGATGCCGGTGCTCAGCGCCAAGAGCGTCGATGCCGCGGGGCAGTGGGTCAAGCCCATCGGCACCGGGCCCTATGTGCTGGCCGAATGGAAGAAGGAGCAATACGTGCTGCTGACGCCCTACGCGGGCTACGCGCCCCGTGGCGAGGCCCCCAGCGGCATGGCCGGCAGGAAGACCGCGGCGGCGAATGTCCGGTTCGTCGTCATTCCCGACGCCGCCGCGCAAAAGGCGGCGCTGATGGCCGGACAGGTGGACGCCTACAACGCGGACGAAGACAACCTGCCCGCCAAGGATCCGCGCTGGAGCATCGTGACCGAGCAGGGGCTGGACACCGTCAACCTGTTGATGCAGACGCGCGAGCCCTTGCTGTCGGATGTGAACATGCGCCGCGCGATTGCGCTGGCGCTCGACTTTCCCGGCATCGCCAAGGCACTGAACAACGGACAGGCGGCCTACAACCCGTCCCTGGTGCCGGCGGCCAGCGCCTATTATTCCGAGGCGGACCGCGCGGGCTACGAAAAGAACCTGAAGGAGGTCAAGCGCTTGCTGGAGGCCGCGGGCTATCGCGGCGAAACGCTGAAGCTGCAGGCCAACAAGCGCTATCCGTACCTGTATCGCGTGGCGGTCGTCACGCAGCAGTTGCTGAACAAGGCGGGCATCAAGTCCGAACTGGACATGCTGGAGTGGGGCACGCAGGTGACCAATTTCCGCGAAGGCAAGTTCCAGCTCATGGCCTTCGCCTATTCGGCGCGCACGGAGCCCGCGCTGATGTTCCGCGACGTGATCGGCGACAAGTCCAGGACCCCCATGGCGCAGTGGGAAAGCCCGGAGGCCGCCGCCATCCTGGAAGGCATCGAGGCCGAGTCCGATCCCGCCGCGCGCAAGCAGGCGTTCGACAAGCTGCACGCACTGATGCTGCGCGACACGCCGCTGCTGATGTACTACAACAAGCCCGGCTATGTGGTGGTGTCGAGCCAGCTGCAGGGCTTTACCGGCTGGCCGCTGCGCAAGCCGCGCTTCTTCAACGTCACCAAGAACTGA
- a CDS encoding C45 family autoproteolytic acyltransferase/hydolase — translation MPTPFPLVDVQGSPYERGRQHGAAVPERVARSIALYRGQLERRGVGAGRLKELAAGMVPVVGDYDAAYLEELRGIADGAGQTLEDVVVINCRTEMMFGHAELGRARKGLDDGCTGLVVLPEAAAGGKLMHAHNWDWREECVDTGIVLRMRREDGPDLLVFTEAGSLARHGFNSAGVSLSGNFLSCEQDDQRPAEVPLVLVRRKMLESTNLCNAMKVLWASRRFCSNNLMLAQAQGEAVDLECAPDEIFWITPEDGLLVHANHWISPPARAKLFDKGLAANPDSIYRQRRVQDMLARAKGSVDWETVKRILADDFAAPDGVLRSPKPASFDSISATVATTLMEPASGVMWIARKPYEGRNFVEYRLF, via the coding sequence ATGCCTACCCCTTTTCCCCTGGTCGACGTACAGGGCAGCCCTTATGAGCGCGGTCGCCAGCACGGCGCCGCCGTTCCCGAGCGCGTCGCGCGCAGCATTGCCCTGTACCGGGGGCAGCTGGAGCGCCGCGGCGTGGGCGCCGGGCGGCTGAAGGAGCTGGCCGCCGGCATGGTGCCCGTGGTGGGCGACTACGACGCCGCCTACCTGGAAGAACTGCGCGGCATCGCCGACGGGGCGGGCCAGACGCTGGAAGACGTGGTGGTGATCAACTGCCGCACCGAGATGATGTTCGGCCACGCCGAACTGGGACGCGCCCGCAAGGGCCTGGACGATGGCTGCACGGGTCTCGTCGTGCTGCCCGAGGCCGCCGCGGGCGGCAAGCTGATGCATGCCCACAACTGGGACTGGCGCGAGGAGTGCGTCGATACCGGCATCGTGCTGCGCATGCGGCGCGAGGACGGGCCGGACTTGCTGGTGTTCACGGAAGCGGGCAGCCTGGCGCGCCACGGCTTCAACAGCGCCGGCGTGTCCCTGTCGGGCAATTTCCTCTCCTGCGAGCAGGACGATCAGCGCCCGGCCGAGGTGCCGCTGGTGCTGGTGCGCCGCAAGATGCTGGAATCCACCAACCTCTGCAACGCCATGAAGGTGCTGTGGGCGTCGCGGCGCTTCTGCTCCAACAACCTGATGCTGGCGCAGGCGCAAGGCGAAGCCGTGGATCTGGAATGCGCGCCCGACGAGATTTTCTGGATCACGCCCGAAGACGGCCTGCTGGTGCATGCCAACCATTGGATCAGCCCGCCGGCGCGCGCCAAGCTGTTCGACAAGGGGCTGGCCGCCAATCCGGATTCCATCTATCGCCAGCGCCGCGTGCAGGACATGCTGGCCCGCGCCAAGGGCAGCGTCGACTGGGAGACGGTCAAGCGCATCCTGGCGGATGATTTCGCCGCGCCCGATGGCGTGCTGCGTTCGCCCAAGCCGGCCAGCTTTGACAGCATCTCGGCCACGGTCGCCACCACGCTGATGGAACCCGCCAGCGGCGTGATGTGGATCGCGCGCAAGCCCTATGAAGGCCGCAATTTCGTGGAATACCGGCTGTTCTGA
- a CDS encoding GntR family transcriptional regulator: protein MTTAAPARPTPLQVDLARHIAEDIAARRYAPGDHLSEETLAAGYEVSRTPVRGALRLLAAQGLILHRPNSGYTVADNAAAAAAAPAIEGAGPTLDELYRRLIDDRASRGLPETFTERDLIQRYDAPRSLLAKTLLQLSADGLIEKRKGHGWQFAPSLESAEALGESYRFRMTIECAGLLEPTFRLDKPALARMRAAHEALIQRDDADISATEFFGLNASFHEMLARFSGNRYILQAVQQQNQLRRLEEHAAFYRDARFVNSSNEHLQIIEALEAGDQEWASQLMRRHLKTSLQAS, encoded by the coding sequence ATGACCACCGCCGCCCCAGCCCGCCCCACCCCGCTGCAAGTCGACCTGGCGCGTCATATCGCGGAAGACATTGCCGCGCGGCGCTATGCGCCGGGCGACCACCTGTCCGAAGAAACGCTGGCCGCGGGCTACGAGGTATCGCGCACGCCCGTGCGCGGCGCGCTGCGGCTGCTGGCCGCGCAGGGACTGATCCTGCACCGCCCCAACAGCGGCTACACCGTCGCGGACAACGCGGCAGCGGCGGCCGCGGCGCCCGCCATCGAAGGCGCCGGCCCCACGCTCGACGAGCTGTACCGGCGGCTGATCGACGACCGCGCCTCGCGCGGCCTGCCCGAGACCTTCACCGAGCGCGACCTGATCCAGCGCTATGACGCGCCGCGCAGCCTGCTGGCCAAGACGCTGCTGCAGCTGTCCGCCGACGGCCTGATCGAAAAGCGCAAGGGCCATGGCTGGCAATTCGCGCCGTCGCTGGAAAGCGCCGAAGCGCTCGGCGAGAGCTATCGCTTTCGCATGACCATCGAATGCGCAGGCCTGCTTGAACCCACCTTCCGGCTGGACAAGCCGGCGCTGGCGCGCATGCGCGCCGCGCACGAAGCGCTCATCCAGCGGGATGACGCCGACATTTCCGCCACGGAGTTTTTCGGGCTGAACGCATCCTTTCACGAGATGCTGGCCCGCTTCTCGGGCAACCGCTACATCCTGCAGGCCGTGCAGCAGCAGAACCAGCTGCGCCGCCTGGAAGAGCACGCCGCGTTCTACCGCGACGCCCGCTTCGTCAACTCCAGCAACGAACACCTCCAGATCATCGAGGCCCTGGAGGCAGGCGACCAGGAATGGGCGTCCCAGCTCATGCGCCGCCACCTGAAGACCTCGCTGCAGGCCTCCTGA
- a CDS encoding aspartate aminotransferase family protein, producing MPSTPTLSANPEAYWMPFTANRRAKRDPVLFSAAEGMHYIRPDGRRVLDGIAGLWCVNAGHRRPEIVEAISRTAYELDYAPSFQMSHPLAFELADALRQEAPEGFSNVFFSNSGSEAVDTALKIALGYHRARGQGQRVRLIGRERSYHGVGFGGLSVSGIAGHRKPFGNLLPYVDHLPHTYDREQMAYTRGQPDWGVHLADALERIVALHDASTIAAVIVEPVAGSTGVIVPPKGYLQRLRQICDAHGILLIFDEVICAFGRVDGAFASSYFGVTPDIITSAKGLTNGAIPMGATLVQQHVYDAFMQGPDSAIEFSHGYTYSGHPVACAAGLATLDICKREGLFQRSRELWAYWEDAAHSLKGLPNVVDIRNIGLLAAIELAPLEGKPGQRAYAVHNACLERGCLIRSAGDTMLLSPPLIIERAQIDELFSVLADVLRASA from the coding sequence ATGCCCTCGACCCCGACGCTCAGCGCCAATCCCGAAGCCTATTGGATGCCCTTCACCGCCAACCGGCGGGCCAAGCGCGATCCGGTCCTGTTCAGCGCCGCTGAAGGCATGCACTACATCCGCCCCGATGGCCGCCGCGTGCTCGACGGAATCGCGGGCCTGTGGTGCGTGAACGCCGGCCATCGCCGGCCGGAGATCGTGGAAGCCATTTCGCGTACCGCTTACGAGCTCGACTACGCGCCTTCCTTCCAGATGAGCCACCCGCTGGCGTTCGAACTCGCGGATGCGCTGCGTCAGGAGGCGCCCGAAGGCTTCTCCAATGTGTTCTTTTCAAACTCGGGTTCAGAGGCGGTCGATACCGCGCTGAAGATCGCGCTGGGCTACCACCGCGCGCGGGGCCAGGGCCAGCGGGTCCGGTTGATCGGGCGCGAACGCTCCTACCACGGCGTGGGCTTCGGCGGGCTGTCCGTGTCGGGGATCGCCGGCCATCGCAAGCCCTTCGGCAACCTGCTGCCTTATGTGGACCACCTGCCCCATACCTACGACCGCGAACAGATGGCCTACACGCGGGGCCAGCCCGATTGGGGCGTCCATCTGGCCGATGCGCTCGAGCGCATCGTCGCCCTGCACGACGCATCGACCATCGCCGCCGTCATCGTGGAACCGGTGGCAGGCTCCACCGGCGTGATCGTTCCGCCCAAGGGCTATCTGCAACGGCTGCGGCAGATCTGCGACGCGCACGGCATCCTGCTGATATTCGACGAGGTGATCTGCGCCTTCGGCCGCGTCGACGGCGCCTTTGCCTCGTCCTACTTCGGCGTCACGCCGGACATCATCACCAGCGCCAAGGGCCTGACCAATGGCGCCATCCCGATGGGCGCGACGCTGGTGCAGCAGCATGTCTACGATGCCTTCATGCAAGGCCCCGACAGCGCCATCGAGTTCTCGCACGGCTATACCTATTCCGGCCACCCGGTGGCCTGCGCCGCCGGCCTGGCGACGCTGGACATCTGCAAGCGCGAGGGTCTTTTCCAGCGCAGCCGCGAACTATGGGCCTATTGGGAAGACGCCGCCCACAGCCTGAAGGGGCTGCCGAATGTGGTCGACATCCGCAACATCGGCCTCCTGGCCGCCATTGAGCTGGCGCCGCTGGAAGGCAAGCCCGGCCAGCGCGCCTATGCCGTGCATAACGCGTGCCTGGAACGCGGCTGCCTGATCCGTTCGGCGGGCGACACGATGCTGCTGTCGCCCCCGCTCATCATCGAGCGCGCCCAGATCGACGAACTGTTCTCGGTGCTGGCGGACGTGCTGCGCGCCAGCGCCTAG
- the ltaE gene encoding low-specificity L-threonine aldolase, translated as MIDLRSDTVTRPGAAMLQAMISAPLGDDVMGDDPTVIRLQQVLAERTGKAAGLFFPSGTQSNLAALMAHCDRGDEYLVGQLAHTYKYEAGGAAVLGSIQPQPIEHAEDGSLPLEKLAAALKPKGDAHFARTRLLALENTFHGKLIPAAYIQAATSWAREHGLGTHLDGARVFNAAVASGKPVADMCQPFDSVSICFSKGLGAPVGSVLVGSEDLIARAWRWRKMLGGGLRQSGVLAAACLYALEHNVERLAQDHENARLLAEGLRAVPGVKVLSQDTNMVFVEFEPSRCEALTAALAKEDIMMRAVYGGPTRLVTHLDVSAADVGRVVQAVARLLA; from the coding sequence ATGATCGATCTGCGTAGCGACACCGTCACCCGGCCTGGCGCCGCCATGTTGCAGGCGATGATCAGCGCCCCGCTGGGCGACGACGTGATGGGCGACGATCCCACCGTGATTCGCCTGCAGCAAGTGCTGGCCGAGCGTACCGGCAAGGCGGCGGGCCTGTTCTTTCCCTCCGGGACGCAAAGCAACCTGGCGGCCCTGATGGCGCATTGCGACCGGGGCGACGAGTATCTGGTCGGGCAGCTCGCGCACACGTACAAGTACGAGGCGGGCGGGGCGGCGGTGCTGGGCAGCATCCAGCCGCAGCCGATCGAGCACGCGGAAGACGGATCCCTGCCGCTGGAAAAGCTGGCTGCGGCCCTCAAGCCCAAGGGAGATGCTCACTTTGCCCGCACCCGCTTGCTGGCGCTTGAGAACACCTTCCATGGCAAGCTGATTCCGGCCGCCTACATACAGGCCGCGACGTCCTGGGCGCGCGAACACGGGCTGGGCACGCATCTGGATGGCGCGCGCGTGTTCAACGCGGCGGTTGCCAGCGGCAAGCCGGTGGCCGACATGTGCCAGCCGTTCGACTCGGTATCCATTTGTTTTTCCAAGGGGCTGGGCGCGCCGGTGGGTTCGGTGCTGGTCGGCAGCGAGGACCTGATCGCCCGCGCCTGGCGCTGGCGCAAGATGCTGGGCGGCGGTCTGCGCCAGTCCGGCGTGCTGGCGGCCGCCTGCCTGTACGCCCTGGAGCACAACGTGGAGCGGCTGGCCCAGGACCACGAGAACGCCCGCCTGCTGGCCGAGGGCCTGCGCGCCGTTCCCGGCGTCAAGGTGCTGAGCCAGGACACCAACATGGTGTTCGTGGAGTTCGAGCCGTCCCGCTGCGAAGCGCTGACGGCCGCGCTGGCCAAGGAAGACATCATGATGCGCGCCGTGTATGGCGGGCCCACGCGCCTGGTGACGCACCTGGACGTGTCCGCCGCGGATGTGGGGCGGGTGGTCCAGGCGGTGGCGCGCCTTCTGGCTTGA
- a CDS encoding DMT family transporter, giving the protein MFSTILVWAGSWIAMKLIVPYIGPFDFVALRYVVGSLVLFALVIATRRPLAMPPWKLTLLIGLTQTAGFQGFVQTALVSGGVGKVSLMAYTMPFWVVLFAWWLLGERPSARHGVGIGLAAIGLICFVEPWNGLGDIRPVLLGLGSGLCWGVGTVLSKRMFDRHAPDVMTFTAWQMLFGGLVMTPVAYLVPQMTAQWGWPLWTGMTYIVLIATAAGWLLWLQVVRRVPASIAGLSSLGVPVVAMLLAWAILSERPTPGELGGMALILAGIWVVSRAAPAARND; this is encoded by the coding sequence ATGTTCAGCACCATCCTGGTCTGGGCAGGCAGCTGGATCGCGATGAAACTGATCGTGCCCTATATCGGCCCGTTCGACTTCGTGGCGCTGCGCTATGTGGTGGGCAGCCTGGTGCTGTTCGCGCTGGTGATCGCCACGCGCCGCCCGCTGGCCATGCCGCCCTGGAAGCTGACCCTGCTGATCGGCCTGACGCAGACCGCCGGATTCCAGGGGTTCGTGCAGACGGCGCTGGTGTCGGGCGGCGTGGGCAAGGTATCGCTCATGGCCTACACCATGCCGTTCTGGGTGGTCCTGTTCGCGTGGTGGCTATTGGGCGAACGCCCCTCGGCCCGGCATGGCGTGGGCATCGGCCTGGCCGCCATCGGGCTGATCTGCTTTGTCGAGCCCTGGAACGGCCTGGGCGACATCCGTCCGGTATTGCTGGGCCTGGGCAGCGGCTTGTGCTGGGGCGTGGGCACTGTGCTCTCCAAGCGCATGTTCGACCGCCATGCCCCCGACGTGATGACGTTCACCGCCTGGCAGATGCTGTTCGGTGGACTGGTCATGACGCCCGTGGCCTATCTGGTGCCGCAGATGACGGCGCAATGGGGCTGGCCCCTGTGGACCGGCATGACCTACATTGTGCTGATCGCGACGGCGGCGGGCTGGCTGTTGTGGCTGCAGGTGGTGCGCCGCGTGCCCGCGTCGATCGCCGGCCTGTCCAGCCTGGGCGTGCCCGTGGTGGCGATGCTGCTGGCATGGGCGATCCTGTCCGAACGCCCCACGCCTGGCGAATTGGGCGGCATGGCGCTGATTCTGGCCGGCATCTGGGTGGTGAGCCGGGCGGCGCCGGCTGCCCGCAACGACTGA